Proteins encoded within one genomic window of Bombus vancouverensis nearcticus chromosome 4, iyBomVanc1_principal, whole genome shotgun sequence:
- the Axn gene encoding protein axin isoform X2: MKAIIDRMSGSRQNEARCFNENSPRPPVPGEETGNYISRVRPQSPTLTPRRSSLTTPIAAGCDASAPLGFEPEGCCSTTTMESDSPPACLRWARNLHSLLQDPVGLELFRKYLDQEGRPHANPLNFWFACEGLKEQDDPERINQLVKLIYRKFFLKSQLAIPEDVRKEANRRVKEGRVDEKVFDAVQLEVERLINETTYPNFLRSDMYLQYVQSCQNPDSGGCPSSGSSREMSVSCGPSLLPTVHEDSEFVSSIHSSHSASETPGELRGELRLTKDMLMATQQTRAMDLRPKPEAYAGDGASMSKQRSKKQYIRQSRAIKDSASLNRDPLAHHTIIPRTQRVPRDLMRPLKPEKFAQVLIEKLENVKRERESQEKFDRHLQESDTINKDASLEMSSGAPKALADALREKLMIEEDNDQAILDQHVSRVWSDLTPSRSPGLSSPRLHSPERRRSTHNYPRPYKQRKEKDVFSTFSADSGNIHDFQEGSDLVGAGSMSSLGSHLPKSKSVPSDYADSLHKQDLYLQGHDQRFRRSDMTRRSATKKSMTELTDSGVSVVSDVPPSTISKDIRLLSWLKETDKKADIKHSRHGKKYGSRSGSLERTNRETWGVPAQPFVADPGMPPLPQPHTATQLEEARRRLIEEDRARSSCKQRHSNISKQSSYEPTMQSQSYVQSNQSTLKKTKQDIGDFTTVVFSFCDEQFPYRTKIPGHNVTLKQFKEYLPKKGSYRYFFKTECEDLDTKVIQEEITDDSEVLPLWEGKVMAQVKALE; this comes from the exons ATGAAGGCCATAATAGATAGGATGAGTGGATCTCGACAGAACGAAGCACGTTGCTTCAATGAAAACTCTCCACGGCCACCAGTGCCTG GAGAGGAAACAGGAAACTACATCAGCAGGGTCCGTCCACAGAGTCCAACTCTGACCCCTAGGCGTTCTTCTCTTACAACACCAATAGCTGCAGGTTGCGATGCTTCGGCACCTTTGGGATTTGAACCGGAAGGTTGCTGTAGTACGACAACTATGGAAAGTGATTCGCCACCTGCTTGCTTGCGGTGGGCCAGGAACCTGCATTCTTTGCTGCAGGATCCAGTGGGCTTGGAATTGTTCAGAAAATATCTGGATCAAGAAGGCAGACCTCATGCAAATCCTCTTAATTTCTGGTTCGCCTGTGAGGGCCTCAAGGAACAAGATGATCCTGAAAGGATAAATCAATTGGTTAAACTTATCTACAGAAAGTTCTTCCTCAAGTCGCAGTTAGCTATACCTGAAGATGTACGAAAGGAGGCTAATCGTCGGGTTAAAGAAGGGCGGGTGGACGAAAAAGTATTTGATGCTGTACAGTTGGAAGTTGAGCGTCTCATTAATGAGACTACATATCCAAACTTTCTTCGATCCGATATGTATCTTCAATACGTTCAATCCTGCCAAAACCCGGATTCTGGTGGATGTCCTAGTTCAGGATCCAGTCGAGAGATGTCTGTTTCTTGTGGGCCAAGTTTATTGCCCACTGTCCACGAAGACAGTGAATTTGTTAGTTCCATACATAGCTCACATTCAGCTAGTGAAACGCCTGGGGAATTGAGGGGTGAGCTGAGATTGACCAAAGATATGCTTATGGCTACTCAACAAACTAGGGCGATGGATCTTCGGCCGAAGCCAGAAGCGTATGCTGG TGATGGAGCGTCAATGAGTAAACAACGAAGTAAAAAGCAGTATATAAGACAATCTAGAGCTATTAAAGATTCAGCTAGTTTAAATCGTGATCCGCTGGCTCATCATACTATCATCCCTCGTACACAGCGAGTACCACGTGATCTAATGCGTCCTCTGAAACCAGAAAAATTTGCTCAAGTGCTTATTGAAAAGTTGGAGAACGTTAAACGTGAACGAGAATCTCAGGAAAAATTTGATAGGCATTTGCAGGAGAGCGATACTATTAATAAGGATGCATCATTGGAGATGTCAAGTGGAGCACCGAAAGCACTAGCTGATGCATTGAGAGAAAAGTTAATGATAGAAGAGGATAATGATCAAGCGATTTTGGACCAACACGTCTCACGAGTTTGGTCGGATCTAACGCCTTCTCGATCTCCTGGACTCTCATCCCCAAGACTGCATTCGCCTGAAAGAAGACGTTCTACGCACAATTATCCACGGCCGTACaaacagagaaaagaaaaggacgTGTTCTCTACGTTTTCAGCAGATAGTGGTAATATTCACGATTTTCAAGAAGGCAGCGATCTTGTCGGAGCTGGCTCCATGAGTTCACTAGGATCTCACTTGCCTAAATCTAAATCCGTGCCATCAGATTACGCCGATTCCCTCCATAAACAAGACCTATATCTTCAAG GTCATGATCAAAGATTCCGAAGGTCAGACATGACTAGAAGATCAGCTACAAAGAAGTCTATGACGGAATTAACTGACAGTGGTGTTAGTGTTGTAAGTGACGTGCCACCATCTACAATTAGCAAAGATATTCGTCTTTTATCGTGGCTTAAAGAAACTGACAAGAAAGCGGATATCAAACATAGCCGCCATGGGAAGAAGTATGGTTCTCGCAGTGGCTCTTTGGAAAGGACAAACAGGGAAACATGGGGTGTTCCTGCTCAGCCTTTTGTTGCAGATCCAGGAATGCCACCTTTACCACAACCTCATACA GCAACCCAGCTAGAAGAAGCAAGAAGAAGATTAATAGAGGAAGATAGAGCACGCTCGAGTTGTAAACAACGTCATTCTAATATTTCTAAACAATCGTCGTACGAGCCTACAATGCAAAGTCAATCTTATGTCCAATCAAACCAATCAACGTTAAAGAAGACGAAGCAAGATATTGGAGATTTTACCACCGTTGTGTTCAGTTTCTGTGACGAACAGTTTCCTTATAGGACTAAAATTCCTGGTCATaatgtcactttaaaacaatttaAAGAATACCTTCCTAAGAAAGGCAGCTATCG aTATTTCTTTAAAACCGAGTGTGAGGACTTGGATACGAAGGTTATTCAAGAAGAAATAACTGACGATTCTGAAGTCCTACCGTTATGGGAGGGTAAAGTTATGGCGCAAGTCAAGGCGCTCGAGTGA
- the Axn gene encoding protein axin isoform X1, whose product MKAIIDRMSGSRQNEARCFNENSPRPPVPGEETGNYISRVRPQSPTLTPRRSSLTTPIAAGCDASAPLGFEPEGCCSTTTMESDSPPACLRWARNLHSLLQDPVGLELFRKYLDQEGRPHANPLNFWFACEGLKEQDDPERINQLVKLIYRKFFLKSQLAIPEDVRKEANRRVKEGRVDEKVFDAVQLEVERLINETTYPNFLRSDMYLQYVQSCQNPDSGGCPSSGSSREMSVSCGPSLLPTVHEDSEFVSSIHSSHSASETPGELRGELRLTKDMLMATQQTRAMDLRPKPEAYAGIYLQHGTSPYHMLALRLHAQYSSYNPVSRQDSELQSLSSDARTESDNMSLTDSSVDGASMSKQRSKKQYIRQSRAIKDSASLNRDPLAHHTIIPRTQRVPRDLMRPLKPEKFAQVLIEKLENVKRERESQEKFDRHLQESDTINKDASLEMSSGAPKALADALREKLMIEEDNDQAILDQHVSRVWSDLTPSRSPGLSSPRLHSPERRRSTHNYPRPYKQRKEKDVFSTFSADSGNIHDFQEGSDLVGAGSMSSLGSHLPKSKSVPSDYADSLHKQDLYLQGHDQRFRRSDMTRRSATKKSMTELTDSGVSVVSDVPPSTISKDIRLLSWLKETDKKADIKHSRHGKKYGSRSGSLERTNRETWGVPAQPFVADPGMPPLPQPHTATQLEEARRRLIEEDRARSSCKQRHSNISKQSSYEPTMQSQSYVQSNQSTLKKTKQDIGDFTTVVFSFCDEQFPYRTKIPGHNVTLKQFKEYLPKKGSYRYFFKTECEDLDTKVIQEEITDDSEVLPLWEGKVMAQVKALE is encoded by the exons ATGAAGGCCATAATAGATAGGATGAGTGGATCTCGACAGAACGAAGCACGTTGCTTCAATGAAAACTCTCCACGGCCACCAGTGCCTG GAGAGGAAACAGGAAACTACATCAGCAGGGTCCGTCCACAGAGTCCAACTCTGACCCCTAGGCGTTCTTCTCTTACAACACCAATAGCTGCAGGTTGCGATGCTTCGGCACCTTTGGGATTTGAACCGGAAGGTTGCTGTAGTACGACAACTATGGAAAGTGATTCGCCACCTGCTTGCTTGCGGTGGGCCAGGAACCTGCATTCTTTGCTGCAGGATCCAGTGGGCTTGGAATTGTTCAGAAAATATCTGGATCAAGAAGGCAGACCTCATGCAAATCCTCTTAATTTCTGGTTCGCCTGTGAGGGCCTCAAGGAACAAGATGATCCTGAAAGGATAAATCAATTGGTTAAACTTATCTACAGAAAGTTCTTCCTCAAGTCGCAGTTAGCTATACCTGAAGATGTACGAAAGGAGGCTAATCGTCGGGTTAAAGAAGGGCGGGTGGACGAAAAAGTATTTGATGCTGTACAGTTGGAAGTTGAGCGTCTCATTAATGAGACTACATATCCAAACTTTCTTCGATCCGATATGTATCTTCAATACGTTCAATCCTGCCAAAACCCGGATTCTGGTGGATGTCCTAGTTCAGGATCCAGTCGAGAGATGTCTGTTTCTTGTGGGCCAAGTTTATTGCCCACTGTCCACGAAGACAGTGAATTTGTTAGTTCCATACATAGCTCACATTCAGCTAGTGAAACGCCTGGGGAATTGAGGGGTGAGCTGAGATTGACCAAAGATATGCTTATGGCTACTCAACAAACTAGGGCGATGGATCTTCGGCCGAAGCCAGAAGCGTATGCTGG CATTTATTTACAACATGGGACTAGTCCATATCATATGCTCGCACTCAGACTGCACGCTCAATATTCCTCATACAACCCAGTATCCAGACAGGATTCAGAACTTCAAAGCTTGAGCAGTGATGCACGAACTGAATCAGACAATATGTCTCTCACCGATTCATCAGT TGATGGAGCGTCAATGAGTAAACAACGAAGTAAAAAGCAGTATATAAGACAATCTAGAGCTATTAAAGATTCAGCTAGTTTAAATCGTGATCCGCTGGCTCATCATACTATCATCCCTCGTACACAGCGAGTACCACGTGATCTAATGCGTCCTCTGAAACCAGAAAAATTTGCTCAAGTGCTTATTGAAAAGTTGGAGAACGTTAAACGTGAACGAGAATCTCAGGAAAAATTTGATAGGCATTTGCAGGAGAGCGATACTATTAATAAGGATGCATCATTGGAGATGTCAAGTGGAGCACCGAAAGCACTAGCTGATGCATTGAGAGAAAAGTTAATGATAGAAGAGGATAATGATCAAGCGATTTTGGACCAACACGTCTCACGAGTTTGGTCGGATCTAACGCCTTCTCGATCTCCTGGACTCTCATCCCCAAGACTGCATTCGCCTGAAAGAAGACGTTCTACGCACAATTATCCACGGCCGTACaaacagagaaaagaaaaggacgTGTTCTCTACGTTTTCAGCAGATAGTGGTAATATTCACGATTTTCAAGAAGGCAGCGATCTTGTCGGAGCTGGCTCCATGAGTTCACTAGGATCTCACTTGCCTAAATCTAAATCCGTGCCATCAGATTACGCCGATTCCCTCCATAAACAAGACCTATATCTTCAAG GTCATGATCAAAGATTCCGAAGGTCAGACATGACTAGAAGATCAGCTACAAAGAAGTCTATGACGGAATTAACTGACAGTGGTGTTAGTGTTGTAAGTGACGTGCCACCATCTACAATTAGCAAAGATATTCGTCTTTTATCGTGGCTTAAAGAAACTGACAAGAAAGCGGATATCAAACATAGCCGCCATGGGAAGAAGTATGGTTCTCGCAGTGGCTCTTTGGAAAGGACAAACAGGGAAACATGGGGTGTTCCTGCTCAGCCTTTTGTTGCAGATCCAGGAATGCCACCTTTACCACAACCTCATACA GCAACCCAGCTAGAAGAAGCAAGAAGAAGATTAATAGAGGAAGATAGAGCACGCTCGAGTTGTAAACAACGTCATTCTAATATTTCTAAACAATCGTCGTACGAGCCTACAATGCAAAGTCAATCTTATGTCCAATCAAACCAATCAACGTTAAAGAAGACGAAGCAAGATATTGGAGATTTTACCACCGTTGTGTTCAGTTTCTGTGACGAACAGTTTCCTTATAGGACTAAAATTCCTGGTCATaatgtcactttaaaacaatttaAAGAATACCTTCCTAAGAAAGGCAGCTATCG aTATTTCTTTAAAACCGAGTGTGAGGACTTGGATACGAAGGTTATTCAAGAAGAAATAACTGACGATTCTGAAGTCCTACCGTTATGGGAGGGTAAAGTTATGGCGCAAGTCAAGGCGCTCGAGTGA